CAGGAAAAAGTGTTATACTGTTGACGAATATTCGCAGACAGTGATGGTCTGCGGACGAAACCGATGACAAATTACAATATACCGAGGTGGCGATTTCAGATGAAAAAACTGGAAGAATATGTAAGAAGCATACCGGATTTTCCGGAAAAAGGAATTATTTTCAGAGATGTAACATCCATCCTTCAGGATGCGGATGGACTGGCACTGGCCATTGATTCCATGCAGGAACTGCTGGACGGACTGGATTTTGACGTGATCGTGGGAACTGAGTCCCGCGGCTTTATTTTCGGTGTACCCATCGCATACAATCTGCACAAGCCGTTTGTGCCGGTGCGCAAGAAGGGAAAGCTTCCCTGCGAGACCATTTCCAGAACCTATGATCTGGAGTACGGCACCGCAACGGTGGAGATGCATAAGGATTCCATCAAGCCCGGCCAGAAGGTGGTCATTGTGGATGACCTGATCGCCACCGGCGGAACGATTGAGGCAAGCATCGCCATGGTGGAAGCACTGGGCGGCCAGGTCGTGAAGGTGATCTTCCTCATGGAACTGGCAGGACTGAAGGGAAGAGAGCGGCTTGCGGGCTACGACGTGGCTTCCGTGATCCGCTATGAAGGCAAGTAAAGCAGGATAAAATAGGACGGTTTTGTGTATGACGGTTCAGAGCGATAGAGAAGGTGCAGATATGGAGAATCAGTTACAGGAATTAAACCGGAACCTGGAAGATCCGGGCAATGCGAAGATCGACGGGGCAGTGAAGACGATGGAGGATTTTACGAGCCCGGAGCAGCTCTACCAGGAGCTGATCGCCAGTGTGAGAAAATATCATCCATCCGCGGACATTTCGATGATTGAGAAGGCGTACAACATTGCGTACAACGCCCACAAGGGACAGGTGCGCAAGTCCGGTGAGCCTTATATCATTCATCCACTTTGTGTTGCCATCATTCTGGCGGACCTGGAGCTGGATAAGGAGACGATCGTTGCCGGTCTTCTCCACGATGTGGTGGAGGATACGGTGATGACCAGCGAGGAGATCCGGCAGGAATTCGGCGCAGAGGTGGAGCTTCTGGTGGACGGTGTGACTAAGCTGGGTCAGCTGTCCTACTCCCATGACAAGGTGGAGGTACAGGCAGAAAACTTAAGAAAAATGTTCCTGGCCATGGCCAAGGATATCCGTGTCATCCTGATCAAGCTGGCGGACCGCCTGCACAATATGCGTACCCTCAAATATATGACCCCGGAGAAACAGAAGGAAAAGGCCAGAGAGACCATGGACATTTATGCACCCATCGCCCAGCGTCTCGGTATTTCCAAGGTCAAGGTAGAGCTGGATGACCTTTCCTTAAAATATTTGGAGCCGGAGGTCTACTATGATCTGGTGAAAAAGATCGCCGTGAAGAAGAGCGAGCGGGAGGCCTTTGTCAGCCGGATCGTGAAAGAGGTCAGCGCCCATATTTCCAATGCGGGCATCAAGGCCAAGGTAGACGGAAGAGTCAAGCACTTTTTCAGTATTTATAAAAAAATGGTGAACCAGGATAAGACGCTGGATCAGATTTACGATCTGTTTGCTGTTCGGATCCTGGTGGACACGGTGAAGGACTGTTATGCAGCCCTGGGTGTGATCCATGAGATGTATAAGCCCATTCCGGGCCGGTTCAAGGATTACATCGCCATGCCCAAGCAGAACATGTACCAGTCGCTGCACACCACGCTGATCGGCCCCAACGGCCAGCCCTTCGAGATCCAGATCCGGACCTTTGAGATGCACAAGACGGCGGAATACGGTATCGCAGCCCACTGGAAATATAAGGAAGCCTCCGACGGCAAGAAGCCTTCTGCCGATCAGGAGGAGGAAAAATTAAACTGGCTGCGCCAGATCCTGGAGTGGCAGCGGGACATGTCGGACAACCGGGAATTCATTTCCCTGTTAAAGAATGATCTGGATTTATTTGCAGAGAATATTTACTGCTTCACGCCTGCAGGCGATGTGAAGAATCTGCCCAAGGGTTCCACACCCATTGACTTTGCGTACAGCATCCACAGCGCCGTGGGCAATAAGATGGTGGGTGCCCGGGTCAACGGCAAGCTGGTGAACATCGATTACCAGATCCAGAACGGTGACCGGGTGGAGGTCATCACCTCCCAGAACTCCAAGGGCCCCAGCCGGGACTGGCTCTCCATCGTGAAGAGCACCCAGGCCAAGACGAAGATCAACCAGTGGTTCAAGAGTGAGTTCAAGGAAGAAAATATCGTCAAGGGCCGTGAGGTGATCAACCAGTACTGCAAGACCAAGGGTATCAACTATTCCGAGATCCGCAAGCCTGAGTATATGGAATCCGTCCAGCGCAGATACGGGTTCCGGGACTGGGATTCCGTGCTGGCGGCGGTGGGACACGGCGGCCTGAAGGAGGGCCAGGTCGTGAACCGGATGCTGGATGAATACCAGCGGGATCACAAGAAGAAGATCACCGACGCCAAGGTGCTGGAGGCGGCAGGGGGAGGCCAACAAGGACAAAGAGAAGCTTCACATTGTCAAATCTAAGAGCGGCATCGTGGTGCGGGGCATCGACGACGTGGCGGTGCGTTTTTCCAAATGCTGCAGCCCGGTGCCCGGGGACGAGATCGTGGGCTTCGTGACGAGAGGCCGGGGCGTTTCCATTCACCGGACAGACTGCGTGAACATCATCCATCTGCCGGCAGAAGAGCGGGCACGGCTCATCGAGGCGGAATGGCAGCAGCCGGACAATGAGAACACCGGAGAGAAATATGAGGCGGAGATCAAGATTTACGGCAACAACCGTATGGGCCTCCTGGTAGATATTTCCAAGATCATGACAGAGCGGGGCATTGATGTGACCGCCATGAACGTGCGGACGAGCAAGCAGGGAACGGCAACGATATCCATGTCCTTTGAGATCGGCGGGGTGTCGGAGCTGAATTCCATCATTGATAAAATCAGACAGGTAGAAAGCGTGATCGATATCGAGCGTACCACCGGTTAGGAGGAAATATGGGAAAAGCGAAGGTAGAGAAACTGGTCTGTGGTTCCGTGTGGACCAACTGCTATTTTCTCATCAATACACAGACAAAAGAGACCATCATCATCGACCCTGCGGACAACGCTCCGGCGCTGAAGCAGCATCTGGATGCCAAAGGATTGAAGCCTGTGGCGATCCTGCTGACCCACGGCCATTATGACCATATGATGGCTGCAGATGAGCTGCGGAAGGCTTACGGCATTTCGGTCATTGCCCATGAGAAGGAGCAGGAAGTGCTGGAGGATCCGAGAAAGAACCTGACGACCATGATCGGCATGAATTATACGCTGAAAGCAGATGAATTTGTGAAGGACGGACAGATGCTGGATCTGGCGGGCTTTTCCATCCAGGTATTGTTTACGCCCGGCCATACGGCAGGCGGCTGCTGTTATTATATCGCGGATGAGGGCATCGTGTTCTGCGGCGATACGCTGTTCAACGGTTCCGTGGGAAGAACGGATTTTCCCACCGGCAGCATGTCCAGGCTGATCCGTTCCATCAAAGAAAAACTGATGGTACTGCCGGACGAAACGAAAGCTTATCCGGGACACGAGGGTTCCACGGATATTTTATACGAGAAAGAAAACAACCCGTTCCTGTAACGGAAAGCCAGAAGAGAACGGCCGCGGACGGGAGCAGATGAATGCTCCGGGAGCGCGGCCGTCTTTAAGGTTACATGAGAAAGATGAAGATATGATAGAAATTCTGATCGGCAAAGAAGAATTTAAAAATGATATATATGAGCTGGTGAAGGCCTTCTATCCGGGAGAGCAGTTCACCGTGACGGTGGATGAACAGGTGGATGGCATCCAGGTGAAGCTGCCGGGAAGTGAT
Above is a window of Oscillospiraceae bacterium NTUH-002-81 DNA encoding:
- a CDS encoding adenine phosphoribosyltransferase; this translates as MKKLEEYVRSIPDFPEKGIIFRDVTSILQDADGLALAIDSMQELLDGLDFDVIVGTESRGFIFGVPIAYNLHKPFVPVRKKGKLPCETISRTYDLEYGTATVEMHKDSIKPGQKVVIVDDLIATGGTIEASIAMVEALGGQVVKVIFLMELAGLKGRERLAGYDVASVIRYEGK
- a CDS encoding MBL fold metallo-hydrolase, with amino-acid sequence MGKAKVEKLVCGSVWTNCYFLINTQTKETIIIDPADNAPALKQHLDAKGLKPVAILLTHGHYDHMMAADELRKAYGISVIAHEKEQEVLEDPRKNLTTMIGMNYTLKADEFVKDGQMLDLAGFSIQVLFTPGHTAGGCCYYIADEGIVFCGDTLFNGSVGRTDFPTGSMSRLIRSIKEKLMVLPDETKAYPGHEGSTDILYEKENNPFL